One region of Fragaria vesca subsp. vesca linkage group LG4, FraVesHawaii_1.0, whole genome shotgun sequence genomic DNA includes:
- the LOC101298698 gene encoding glycolipid transfer protein domain-containing protein 1-like has protein sequence MTLGWRWKHRAAAINDTAEMSMENATSPTPLTSIVEAFDKLAKILESQQQEGDLHLDTFCQACSLVSILFSCLGLAFKFAEMEYVSKVETLLQAAKTCDTLENILDFDVANDTVKSPGSRSRNLRRVRQGLDLIRAIFENFLATNDDSLKEAASTAYAQVCAPYHTWAVRTAVAAGMYALPSRDQLLINLKETHQSAEIKMKQYIRAALPVIHYIDNLYLSRNIVLDW, from the exons ATGACTCTAGGGTGGCGCTGGAAACACAGGGCAGCAGCCATTAACGATACGGCAGAGATGTCGATGGAAAACGCCACGTCACCGACGCCTCTGACCTCCATAGTCGAGGCCTTTGATAAGCTGGCCAAGATTCTCGAGTCCCAACAACAAGAAGGTGATTTGCATTTGGATACGTTCTGCCAGGCTTGCTCTTTAGTCTCCATCCTCTTCAGCTGCCTCGGCCTCGCTTTCAAGTTCGCCGAGATGGAGTACGTCTCAAAG GTTGAGACTCTCTTGCAAGCAGCAAAGACTTGCGACACTTTAGAAAACATACTTGATTTTGATGTTGCAAATGACACTGTCAAATCGCCAGGCAGCCGCTCACGCAACTTACGCCGAGTTAGGCAGGGTCTTGACCTCATCAGAGCTATATTTGAAAACTTTTTGGCCACAAA TGATGACTCCTTAAAGGAGGCAGCTTCAACAGCTTATGCCCAAGTTTGTGCCCCATATCACACTTGGGCAGTCAGGACGGCAGTAGCTGCTGGGATGTATGCTCTTCCGTCAAGGGATCAACTTCTGATAAATCTCAAAGAAACTC ATCAATCGGCAGAGATAAAAATGAAACAGTACATCCGTGCCGCACTTCCGGTTATCCACTACATTGACAACCTGTACCTTTCCAGGAATATCGTTTTGGACTGGTGA
- the LOC101308461 gene encoding dihydrolipoyllysine-residue acetyltransferase component of pyruvate dehydrogenase complex-like encodes MASSPFLSKSPISFSSSVSTSLPWRPSLSSSSSAAFRSKPRRRSLTVQSKIREIFMPALSSTMTEGKIVSWIKSEGDVLSKGESVVVVESDKADMDVETFYDGILAAIVVGEGESAPVGAAIGILAETEAELEEAKAKAKTDSGAAKPEAAAVTPSTPPVTANPAPAIAQPAPAATSAAPAGPRKTVATPFAKKLAKQHKVDIAAVVGTGPFGRITPADVEAAAGIQPKKSVAVESATAAAAPSKPAAAPALPLLPGSTVVPFTTMQAAVSKNMIESLSVPTFRVGYPVNSDAIDALYAKLKSKGVTMTALLAKAVALALAQHPVVNASCKDGKSFYYNSSINIAVAVAIDGGLITPVLQDADKVDLYLLSQKWKELVGKARSKQLQPHEYNSGTFTLSNLGMFGVDRFDAILPPGQGAIMAVGASKPTVVADADGFFSVKSKMLVNVTADHRIVYGADLAAFLKTFAKIVENPESLTL; translated from the exons ATGGCCTCCTCTCCTTTCCTCTCCAAGTCCCCCATTTCCTTCTCCTCTTCCGTCTCCACCTCCCTCCCATGGCGCCCTTCTCTCTCCTCCTCCTCCTCCGCCGCATTCCGCTCCAAGCCCCGCCGCAGGTCCCTCACCGTCCAATCCAAGATCAGGGAGATCTTCATGCCCGCCCTCAGCTCCACCATGACCGAGGGCAAGATCGTCTCCTGGATCAAATCCGAAGGCGACGTCCTCTCCAAGGGCGAGAGCGTCGTCGTCGTCGAGTCCGATAAAGCCGACATGGACGTCGAGACTTTCTACGACGGCATCCTCGCCGCGATTGTCGTCGGCGAGGGCGAGTCCGCCCCCGTCGGCGCCGCCATCGGGATTCTCGCCGAGACTGAAGCCGAGCTCGAAGAGGCCAAGGCCAAAGCCAAGACTGATTCCGGCGCCGCGAAGCCCGAGGCCGCTGCCGTTACGCCCTCTACTCCTCCTGTTACTGCCAATCCTGCTCCTGCTATTGCGCAGCCTGCTCCTGCTGCCACGTCAGCTGCGCCGGCTGGGCCCAGGAAGACTGTGGCCACTCCCTTTGCGAAGAAGCTGGCTAAGCAGCACAAGGTGGACATTGCCGCCGTGGTGGGGACCGGCCCGTTCGGGAGAATTACTCCTGCTGACGTGGAGGCTGCCGCGGGAATTCAGCCCAAGAAATCCGTGGCTGTAGAGTCTGCTACGGCTGCGGCGGCTCCGTCCAAGCCTGCTGCCGCCCCGGCATTGCCTCTACTTCCAGGCTCGACTGTCGTGCCTTTCACCACAATGCAGGCTGCAGTTTCGAAGAATATGATTGAGAGTCTCTCGGTGCCGACTTTCCGGGTGGGTTATCCGGTGAACAGCGATGCCATCGATGCGCTGTATGCGAAG TTGAAATCAAAGGGTGTGACCATGACTGCCTTGCTTGCCAAGGCGGTTGCTCTGGCGCTCGCTCAGCACCCGGTTGTGAATGCCAGCTGCAAAGACGGAAAGAGCTTTTACTACAACAGTAGCATAAACATCGCCGTTGCTGTGGCTATTGACGGCGGGTTGATAACCCCTGTTCTTCAGGATGCAGATAAG GTGGATTTGTATTTGTTATCCCAGAAATGGAAAGAGCTGGTGGGAAAGGCCCGCTCAAAGCAACTTCAGCCCCATGAGTACAACTCAG GAACTTTCACTCTCTCCAATTTGGGTATGTTTGGAGTGGACAGGTTCGATGCTATTCTTCCTCCAGGCCAG GGTGCTATCATGGCTGTTGGAGCTTCAAAACCCACCGTTGTAGCTGATGCAGACGGATTCTTCAGTGTAAAAAGTAAAATGCTG GTGAATGTAACAGCAGATCACCGAATTGTTTATGGAGCTGATTTGGCTGCCTTCCTAAAGACATTTGCAAAGATTGTTGAGAACCCAGAAAGCCTGACATTGTAG
- the LOC101299177 gene encoding uncharacterized protein LOC101299177, translating into MERLAEAAAAALGYVRWEEVFVSADKGRREVHYYLKRSDGSSDLAVIGKEKSLRHMSYHYAFRNRSLFPAASLVKLKSRREVVDWLKSVVSDALPRVPSGLDGSMLDDKDAGEVDIELLKVTHLRKMGRYTTEFMWLGSPLKGRKKRRHYQSFSRNGVIVSVHDFVFVLAEEDKRLVAYLEDMYEDSKGNKMVVVRWFHKVDEVGMVLPLNYNDREIFFSLCHQHLSIECIDGLATVLSPLHFEKFLKEAKQTQLEPFVCHKQFENDDVKPFDITQVEGYWKQEILRYMHTVIPSKVHVSSQRSVDELKVGEIGHASDIRPKKRQHSSKDDMHVEGLERRVSLGAACGEAGYITKNGTDCNGKRGSAVIVPFPEVKRTLPPHLAVGSQVEVLSQDSGIRGCWFRALIIKKHKNKVKVQYQDIQDAVDEANKLEEWLLASKIAAPDQLGIRLCDRPSIRPWVQSNKGRVSWSVDVGSIVDVWWHDGWWEGIVLQKECDDRFHVYFPGENRVLIVGRSEVRHSQEWLGKEWAHIKDRSDLVASISSNLESKKAVGNSFDGMSGMSEISDSGVLKKRETSAITSDSDKDEKVNEVDKVPDLLKDDLFAQLKWKSSRKRRRVYTRSCS; encoded by the exons ATGGAGAGGTTGGCGGAGGCGGCCGCGGCGGCGCTGGGGTATGTGAGGTGGGAGGAGGTGTTTGTTTCGGCCGATAAGGGGCGGAGGGAGGTTCATTACTATCTGAAACGGAGCGACGGGAGCTCAGATCTGGCTGTGATTGGGAAAGAGAAGAGCTTGAGGCACATGTCGTATCACTACGCGTTTCGAAACCGGTCTCTGTTCCCGGCGGCTTCGCTCGTTAAGCTCAAGTCGCGGAGGGAGGTCGTCGATTGGCTCAAGTCTGTGGTTTCAG ATGCGCTGCCTCGTGTACCATCTGGTTTAGATGGAAGCATGTTGGATGATAAAGATGCTGGCGAGGTAGATATTGAACTTTTGAAG GTTACTCACTTGCGGAAGATGGGCCGCTATACTACAGAGTTTATGTGGTTAGGTTCTCCTTTGAAGGGACGGAAGAAACGGAGGCATTATCAATCGTTCAGCCGTAATGGAGTTATAGTTTCT GTTCATGACTTTGTATTCGTTTTAGCAGAGGAGGATAAGCGTCTTGTTGCCTACTTAGAAGATATGTACGAGGACTCTAAGGGCAACAAGATGGTTGTTGTTCGCTGGTTTCACAAAGTTGATGAGGTTGGTATGGTCTTGCCTCTCAATTATAATGACAGAGAGATTTTCTTCTCTCTTTGTCACCAACATCTCAGTATTGAATGCATTGATGGATTGGCTACTGTCCTCAGCCCCTTGCATTTTGAGAAATTTCTGAAAGAGGCGAAGCAAACACAGCTGGAACCCTTTGTATGCCACAAACAGTTCGAAAATGATGATGTGAAGCCCTTTGACATTACTCAAGTTGAAGGTTATTGGAAGCAGGAGATACTTAGATACATGCACACAGTCATCCCTTCAAAGGTTCATGTGAGTTCTCAACGATCGGTTGATGAGTTGAAAGTGGGAGAAATTGGTCATGCCAGTGATATCAGACCTAAAAAGAGGCAGCATTCTTCAAAAGATGATATGCATGTTGAAGGCCTTGAACGAAGGGTGTCACTGGGTGCAGCATGCGGGGAAGCAGGCTACATAACTAAAAATGGCACTGATTGTAATGGTAAAAGAGGTTCTGCTGTTATTGTACCTTTTCCGGAGGTGAAACGAACCCTGCCGCCACATCTAGCAGTAGGTTCCCAGGTTGAAGTCCTCTCCCAAGATAGTGGCATTAGAGGGTGTTGGTTTAGAGCATTGATCATCAAGAAGCATAAAAACAAAGTTAAGGTACAATACCAAGATATTCAGGATGCAGTTGATGAAGCTAACAAACTTGAG GAATGGCTTTTAGCATCGAAGATTGCAGCTCCTGATCAATTGGGCATTCGGCTTTGTGATAGGCCAAGTATTCGGCCATGGGTACAGTCAAATAAAGGAAGAGTTTCATGGTCTGTTGATGTTGGGAGCATTGTTGATGTCTGGTGGCATGATGGTTGGTGGGAAGGCATAGTACTTCAGAAGGAATGTGATGACAGATTTCACGTATACTTCCCAG GAGAAAATCGGGTTTTGATTGTGGGGCGTAGTGAAGTGCGACATTCTCAAGAGTGGCTTGGGAAAGAGTGGGCTCATATTAAGGATAGATCAGACCTTGTGGCCTCAATATCAAGTAATCTAGAATCCAAGAAAGCTGTTGGAAACTCATTTGATGGCATGTCAGGGATGTCTGAAATCAGTGATAGTGGAGTGTTGAAGAAACGTGAAACATCTGCTATTACCTCTGATAGTGACAAGGATGAAAAAGTTAATGAAGTCGACAAGGTTCCTGATCTTTTGAAGGATGATCTCTTTGCCCAGCTGAAATGGAAGTCTTCGAGGAAGAGAAGACGTG TTTACACAAGGAGCTGTTCTTAG
- the LOC101299466 gene encoding uncharacterized protein LOC101299466 isoform 2 yields MKSNSSLSLSGSSLAAVESLSMPLFQEVVLSSDIRCSGCQSRLADMMSKMGADIESVVVSASEKKVTIICRYPSTAAAKVPDRLVPAVHRSPLKKFALIKRILRSS; encoded by the exons ATGAAGTCGAATAGCAGCTTATCGCTTTCTGGATCCAGTCTTGCTGCTGTTGAATCCTTATCCATGCCTCTT TTCCAGGAGGTTGTTCTCTCGTCTGATATACGATGTTCTGGATGTCAAAGCAGACTTGCTGACATGATGTCCAAAATGGGTG CAGATATAGAGTCGGTTGTGGTGAGCGCTTCGGAGAAGAAGGTTACAATCATATGCAGATATCCAAGTACTGCAGCAGCCAAGGTGCCAGATCGGCTAGTTCCTGCTGTACACAGGAGTCCTCTCAAAAAATTCGCCTTGATTAAACGCATACTTCGTTCTTCCTGA
- the LOC101299466 gene encoding uncharacterized protein LOC101299466 isoform 1: MKSNSSLSLSGSSLAAVESLSMPLVCIFSPLLHALFHKVHFHLGLTCELNLFQKQFQEVVLSSDIRCSGCQSRLADMMSKMGDIESVVVSASEKKVTIICRYPSTAAAKVPDRLVPAVHRSPLKKFALIKRILRSS; the protein is encoded by the exons ATGAAGTCGAATAGCAGCTTATCGCTTTCTGGATCCAGTCTTGCTGCTGTTGAATCCTTATCCATGCCTCTTGTGTGTATTTTCTCTCCTCTGTTACATGCGTTATTTCACAAAGTTCATTTTCATTTAGGCCTGACTTGTGAGCTTAATTTGTTTCAAAAACAGTTCCAGGAGGTTGTTCTCTCGTCTGATATACGATGTTCTGGATGTCAAAGCAGACTTGCTGACATGATGTCCAAAATGGGTG ATATAGAGTCGGTTGTGGTGAGCGCTTCGGAGAAGAAGGTTACAATCATATGCAGATATCCAAGTACTGCAGCAGCCAAGGTGCCAGATCGGCTAGTTCCTGCTGTACACAGGAGTCCTCTCAAAAAATTCGCCTTGATTAAACGCATACTTCGTTCTTCCTGA
- the LOC101299951 gene encoding uncharacterized protein LOC101299951, protein MSGDDRDSRRKHRRDHSDDDAEKSSKRHKHRHHHRHHRHRHSSKKREEETKVAAEDIEAPPPPPVMLSPSDSPRPSEDVEEGEILDDGAGGRDDDVLETKSDSGAESGEIEAPGARERSDRKNPGRYGDSTVDKISKTLGEELRSDDDTGSPIGGKSHGEAGLPQNSSVEPRKEDRANGSLGKRRHLESGSPSRGGGHRKKYYSENVDDDRSNLPNKENSPYRSIGDRYGEGLRGRSRSVSHDHVRERSRSRSIVKEEAPSRRRSHSRSILEEEALSKRRRYHDREISVYAEKRKAAQNSDDEGMVRDDEREHSISYSRYSGLDRSREREKSREREVDRVRRREKELERNSDRDHRRDKERERSSERDLLRDRKRGSERGDSIERVVDRESRREERHRSRDRTREDDVDRSRGRVKPADRDRDMERDRDRDRDRVTDRKWERRDDRYRDKGRDMERERNESEGGYRTQDKYNHSGQSRYEEKKYYQDGSTKSDQAEVQLERDEEEQGDDEEMVGLQVADQEEEDLNRIKEESRRRKQAILEKYKSQQSQSQQETNIQTESKLQQPNHLEGQNKDHLDQTIGVVKITTEVDGAREEAISTTAPHNGAPGLGEGTPKSESSGGSERKQERSDGILCDDIFGETPTGVRKLDKGDVVRIERSGLRDNWDDAEGYYSYRFGELLDGRYEITAAHGKGVFSTVVRAKNLKADNGEPEEVAIKIIRSNDTMYKAGMTELAILKKLVGQDPDNKRYCVRFLSSFKYRNHLCLVFESLHMNLRELLKKFGRNIGLKLTAVRIYAKQLLIALKHLKNCGVLHCDIKPDNMLVNEAKNVLKLCDFGNAMFAGKNEVTPYLVSRFYRAPEIILGLPYDHPLDIWSVGCCLFELYTGKVLFPGATNNDMLRHHMELKGLFPKKMLRKGAFTYQNFDQDLNFHATEDDPVTKKVIKRVILNIKPKDIGSMIASSSGEDPDPKLLADFKDLLDKMFVLDPDKRLTVSQGLNHPFITGK, encoded by the exons ATGTCCGGCGACGACCGAGATTCGCGTCGCAAGCACCGCCGCGATCACTCCGACGACGACGCCGAGAAGTCCTCCAAGCGCCACAAGCACCGTCACCACCACCGCCACCACCGTCACCGCCATAGCAGCAAGAAGCGCGAAGAAGAAACCAAGGTTGCCGCGGAGGATATCGAAGCTCCTCCTCCGCCGCCTGTTATGCTATCTCCTTCGGACAGTCCTCGGCCGTCTGAGGACGTGGAGGAAGGCGAAATTCTTGACGACGGCGCCGGTGGTCGCGACGACGACGTTTTGGAAACGAAATCGGACTCTGGTGCCGAGTCCGGTGAAATTGAAGCTCCCGGAGCTCGCGAACGTTCAGATAGGAAAAATCCG GGACGTTATGGTGACAGTACCGTGGATAAAATCTCAAAGACCTTAGGCGAAGAACTTCGTAGTGATGATGATACCGGGAGTCCTATTGGGGGTAAGTCTCATGGTGAGGCTGGTTTGCCTCAAAATTCTAGTGTTGAGCCTCGCAAAGAAGATCGTGCCAATGGGAGTTTGGGGAAGAGGCGGCACCTGGAATCTGGGTCACCTTCTAGAGGAGGTGGTCATCGAAAGAAATACTATAGTGAAAATGTGGATGATGATAGAAGCAACTTACCTAATAAAGAAAACTCACCCTATAGAAGTATTGGTGACAGGTACGGTGAAGGGTTGCGTGGCAGGAGCAGATCAGTGTCACATGACCATGTGAGAGAGAGATCTCGTTCCCGTAGTATAGTTAAAGAGGAGGCACCGTCTAGAAGAAGATCTCATTCTCGCAGTATATTGGAAGAGGAAGCTCTTTCCAAAAGGAGACGTTATCATGATCGAGAAATCTCAGTATATGCCGAGAAAAGAAAGGCCGCGCAAAACTCTGATGATGAAGGTATGGTGAGGGATGATGAAAGGGAACACAGTATTAGTTATAGCAGATACTCTGGATTAGATCGCAGTCGAGAGAGAGAGAAGAGTAGGGAGAGGGAGGTGGACAGGGTTCGGAGAAGGGAGAAAGAACTAGAGAGGAACAGTGACCGGGATCATAGAAGGGACAAAGAAAGAGAAAGGAGTAGTGAAAGGGATTTGTTGAGGGACAGGAAAAGAGGAAGTGAACGTGGTGATAGCATTGAAAGGGTGGTTGATAGGGAAAGTAGGAGGGAAGAGCGACATAGGAGCAGGGACAGGACAAGGGAGGATGATGTTGATAGGAGCAGGGGCAGAGTCAAGCCTGCTGACAGAGATAGAGATATGGAGAGGGACCGTGATAGGGATAGGGACAGAGTTACAGACCGGAAATGGGAGAGGCGGGATGATAGATATAGGGACAAGGGTCGAGATATGGAGAGGGAGAGAAATGAAAGTGAAGGTGGATATAGAACTCAAGACAAGTATAATCATTCTGGTCAATCAAGGTATGAAGAAAAAAAATATTACCAGGACGGTTCAACAAAATCTGATCAAGCAGAAGTTCAGCTAGAAAG AGACGAAGAGGAACAAGGAGATGATGAAGAGATGGTCGGTTTGCAAGTTGCTGATCAGGAAGAGGAAGATCTTAACAGAATTAAGGAGGAAAGCAGGAGGAGAAAGCAAGCAATCTTGGAAAAATATAAAAGTCAGCAATCACAATCACAACAAGAGACCAACATACAAACTGAGTCAAAGTTACAGCAACCCAATCATTTAGAGGGTCAAAATAAAG ATCATCTGGATCAAACAATAGGGGTTGTCAAAATCACAACCGAGGTTGATGGTGCTAGGGAAGAAGCAATTTCTACTACAGCTCCGCACAATGGTGCCCCAGGGCTTGGGGAGGGTACTCCAAAG AGTGAAAGCTCTGGTGGCTCAGAACGCAAACAAGAAAGATCTGATGGTATTTTATGCGATGATATCTTTGGTGAGACCCCAACTGGAGTTCGAAAATTG GACAAAGGTGATGTTGTACGTATTGAAAGGAGTGGTCTCCGTGACAACTGGGATGATGCAGAAGGATACTACA GCTACCGGTTTGGGGAGTTACTTGATGGCCGCTATGAGATCACTGCTGCTCATGGGAAAGGCGTGTTTTCAACAGTTGTTCGTGCAAAGAACCTTAAGGCTGATAATGGTGAACCAGAAGAAGTGGCAATTAAGATCATTCGTAGCAATGATACTAT GTACAAGGCTGGTATGACTGAGTTGGCCATATTGAAAAAACTAGTAGGTCAAGATCCTGACAATAAGCGCTATTGTGTTCGTTTTCTATCAAGTTTCAAGTATCGAAATCATCTATGTTTAGTCTTTGAATCTCTGCATATGAATCTCCGTGAACTTTTAAAGAAGTTTGGACGCAATATTGGTCTGAAGCTTACTGCAGTGAGGATATATGCCAAGCAACTCTTGATTGCGTTGAAGCATCTCAAAAACTGTGGTGTACTGCACTGTGATATAAAGCCAGATAACATGCTG GTTAACGAAGCAAAAAATGTTCTGAAGCTTTGTGATTTTGGTAATGCCATGTTTGCTGGCAAGAATGAAGTTACACCGTACCTTGTGAGCCGATTTTATCGTGCCCCTGAAATAA TTCTTGGCTTGCCATATGATCATCCACTGGATATCTGGTCTGTTGGCTGCTGTTTGTTCGAACTCTATACTGGAAAAGTCCTTTTTCCAGGTGCTACAAACAATGATATGCTACGTCATCACATGGAATTGAAAGGCCTTTTCCCTAAGAAGATGCTTCGGAAG GGAGCATTTACTTACCAAAATTTCGATCAGGATCTGAACTTTCATGCTACAGAAGATGATCCTGTTACAAAAAAG GTCATTAAACGTGTGATTCTCAACATAAAGCCGAAAGATATTGGATCTATGATTGCAAGCTCTTCTGGCGAGGATCCAGATCCCAAGTTATTAGCTGATTTTAAAGATCTTTTGGATAAAATGTTTGTGCTTGATCCAGACAAGAGGTTGACAGTATCACAAGGTTTGAATCATCCATTCATCACTGGCAAGTGA
- the LOC101300241 gene encoding uncharacterized protein LOC101300241 codes for MGRKLDALFGRSKTSKLKPVLALALSRLVVLKTQRQARCSQSRSDVLQLLQLGHHDRALIRVEQVIKEQNMLDVYVMIERYCNLLIERVHLIEQERECPEELREAASSMLYAASRCGEFPELQEIRSILSARFGKEFTARSIELRNNCGVSLIMTQKLSTRMPSRESRMKVLKEIAFDNSIVLNLEETSGSVEDKKVQTPPHPQASSSGTAGSAEVLQAFKEETEKDDKYSNKKYKDVAHAAQAAFESAAYAAAAARAAVELSRSDTHDSDDQNSPGPKRGKLSSRYISSKTEFRSQNEHITVQNQAEVKRSASSSSDSEGDVSEVTPPVSSDATGQPSHSGKDTIFDDSEDEQSTKAPSPKGVPSRVQSGMKVEPEGSSRRLTLNLEKGPFSLRNRRVFGH; via the exons ATGGGAAGAAAGCTCGACGCTTTGTTTGGTAGGAGCAAGACCTCTAAGTTGAAACCAGTCCTCGCTCTTGCTCTCTCCCGCCTTGTCGTCCTCAAAACGCAGCGTCAGGCCAGGTGCAGCCAGTCCCGCTCCGATGTGCTCCAGCTCCTCCAGCTCGGCCACCATGACCGAGCTCTTATTCGA GTTGAGCAGGTGATCAAGGAACAGAACATGCTGGATGTGTATGTCATGATCGAGCGGTATTGCAACCTCTTGATCGAAAGAGTTCACCTCATTGAACAAGAGAG GGAATGTCCAGAGGAATTGAGGGAGGCAGCATCAAGTATGCTGTATGCTGCTTCGAGATGTGGAGAATTCCCAGAGCTTCAAGAGATTCGTAGTATTCTCAGCGCTCGCTTTGGCAAGGAATTCACTGCTCGTTCCATTGAATTGCGCAACAATTGCGGAGTCAGCCTTATCATGACCCAAAAACTGTCGACTAGGATGCCATCCAGGGAGAGCAGAATGAAAGTGCTTAAAGAAATTGCCTTTGATAATTCCATTGTTCTGAACCTAGAAGAAACTTCTGGCTCCGTTGAG GATAAGAAGGTCCAGACACCACCACACCCACAGGCTAGTTCAAGTGGCACGGCAGGATCAGCAGAAGTTCTGCAGGCTTTTAAAGAGGAGACGGAAAAAGATGATAAGTACTCTAATAAGAAATACAAGGATGTGGCTCATGCAGCTCAAGCTGCTTTTGAGTCTGCAGCTTATGCAGCGGCAGCTGCAAGAGCAGCCGTGGAACTGTCCAGATCTGACACTCATGATTCTGATGATCAAAACAGTCCTGGTCCTAAACGAGGCAAATTATCAAGCAGATATATATCCTCAAAAACTGAATTCAGATCACAGAATGAGCACATCACTGTGCAGAATCAGGCTGAAGTGAAGAGGTCAGCATCTTCAAGTTCAGATTCAGAAGGTGATGTATCAGAGGTGACCCCTCCAGTGTCCTCGGATGCCACAGGCCAGCCCAGTCATTCAGGGAAGGATACAATTTTTGATGATAGTGAAGATGAACAAAGTACCAAGGCCCCATCTCCTAAGGGAGTTCCTTCAAGGGTTCAATCTGGGATGAAGGTCGAGCCGGAGGGATCATCTAGAAGGCTAACATTAAACTTAGAGAAGGGACCATTCTCTCTGAGAAACAGACGGGTCTTTGGACACTGA
- the LOC101300528 gene encoding homologous-pairing protein 2 homolog: MAPKSDNTEAIVLRFVNEQNKPLNSQNVADALQKYNLKKTAVQKSLDTLADGGKISFKEYGKQKIYLARQDQFDIPNSEELSQMKEANTKLQEQLAEQKRAISEVEGEIKALQSNLTMEQIKEKDTKLRKEVKELEDKLDKLRGGVTLVRPEDRKIIEQMYSEKISQWRKRKRIFRDLWDTITENSPKDLKEFKEELGLEYDEDVGVDLQSFSDLLPKSTKRPRG; encoded by the exons ATGGCGCCCAAATCCGATAACACTGAAG CAATCGTTCTCAGATTCGTGAATGAG CAAAATAAGCCACTGAATTCGCAGAATGTGGCGGATGCGCTGCAAAAGTACAATCTTAAGAAGACGGCGGTACAGAAATCGCTGGATACTCTTGCTGATGGTGGAAAGATTTCGTTCAAGGAGTATGGGAAGCAGAAGATATACCTGGCTCGGCAAGACCAGTTTGATATTCCGAACAGTGAGGAGCTTAGTCAGATGAAGGAAGCAAATACGAAGCTGCAAGAACAGTTGGCTGAGCAAAAGAGGGCAATTAGCGAGGTGGAGGGAG AAATCAAAGCTTTGCAGTCGAATTTGACCATGGAACAAATAAAGGAGAAGGACACCAAACTGAGAAAGGAG GTCAAGGAACTGGAAGACAAGTTGGATAAATTGCGAGGAGGAGTTACCTTGGTCAGGCCTGAAGACCGCAAGATTATTGAGCAAATGTACTCGGAGAAGATAAGTCAGTGGAGAAAGCGCAAGAGGATTTTCAGAGATCTTTGGGACACTATTACTGAGAATTCACCTAAAGATCTCAAGGAATTCAAG GAAGAGCTAGGGCTTGAATATGATGAGGATGTTGGTGTGGATCTACAGTCATTCAGTGACCTGCTGCCAAAGAGTACGAAGCGGCCTAGAGGCTG
- the LOC101308762 gene encoding uncharacterized protein LOC101308762, with product MATVTTTSQLLLCTNRAIFATRARFRKPDPVALEAHFSAPQSLRVSKLKPLVVCHASRRKPTTAVQPETGNEDSRRLFQTGLWVAEAVYILWLFLLPYAPGDPVWAISSETVNSLLGLSLNFFFVLPLFNSVGINFIDAPVLHPMSEGLFNFVIGWTFMFAPLLFTDGKRDRYKGSLDVLWGFQMFLTNTFLIPYMAIRLNAPESDYTPSKRSQLGDVMTKGASIVGLVGGGICLISALWALYGRMDGNFGGISERWEFLISYLGSERLAYAFIWDIVLYSVFQPWLIGDNLQNVERSKIGIVNYLRFVPVIGLVAYLLCLNLDEEQ from the exons ATGGCCACCGTTACTACGACATCTCAGCTTCTTCTCTGCACCAACCGCGCCATTTTCGCGACCCGGGCCCGATTCCGAAAACCCGACCCGGTTGCATTGGAAGCACATTTTTCGGCACCACAGTCGCTCAGGGTCTCAAAGCTGAAGCCACTAGTTGTGTGCCACGCGTCACGTCGGAAACCCACCACAGCTGTCCAACCAGAGACTGGAAATGAAGATTCCCGGCGACTGTTTCAGACTGGTCTCTGGGTTGCTGAGGCAGTCTACATTTTATGGCTGTTTCTTCTTCCTTATGCTCCT GGAGACCCGGTGTGGGCTATAAGTTCAGAAACAGTGAATTCTCTTCTGGGCCTCTCTTTGAATTTCTTCTTTGTGTTGCCTCTTTTCAACTCTG TTGGTATTAATTTTATTGATGCCCCAGTTCTTCACCCG ATGTCTGAAGGGCTATTCAACTTTGTGATTGGGTGGACGTTCATGTTTGCTCCTTTGCTTTTCACTGATGGGAAGAGGGACAGATACAAGGGGTCTCTTGATGTCTTGTGGGGATTTCAGATGTTCCTTACAAACA CATTTTTGATACCTTACATGGCTATTCGGCTGAATGCACCTGAATCAGACTACACTCCCAGCAAGCGCTCACAGCTTGGAGATGTGATGACCAAAGGTGCTAGCATCGTCGGACTTGTTGGTGGAGGGATATGTCTGATATCTGCATTGTGGGCACTTTATGGACGGATGGACGGCAACTTTGGCGGCATTTCTGAGCGTTGGGAGTTTTTGATCAGCTATCTAGGATCCGAGAGGCTGGCTTATGCATTCATTTGGGATATAGTTCTTTATAGTGTCTTCCAGCCTTGGTTGATAGGTGACAATCTGCAGAATGTTGAGAGAAGCAAGATTGGTATCGTAAATTACCTTAGATTTGTGCCCGTGATTGGCTTAGTTGCTTACCTTCTTTGTTTGAACCTTGATGAGGAACAGTAA